The Lysobacterales bacterium sequence GCGGACATGCGCGTGATGGCGCAGCGGCGCGAGGGTCGTGGCGAGATGCAGGGCCAGCGCGTGATTGCGCTCCAGCACCGGCTCGTCGCGGAAGATGTTCAGCACCTCGAGCGCGACGCGGCAGCCGAGCGCGTTGCCGGTGTAGCTGTGCGAATGCAGGAACGCGCGCAGCTTGGCGTACTCGTCGTAGAAGCTCTGGTAGACCGCCTCGGTAGCGAGCACCGCCGACAAGGGCAGGTAACCGCCGCTCAGGCCCTTGGACAGGCACATCAAGTCAGGCGCGATGCCGGCCTGCTCACACGCGAACAGGGTGCCGGTGCGGCCGAAGCCGACTGCGATCTCGTCCGCAATCAACAGCACGCCGTGGCGGTCGCAGGCGGCGCGCGCACGCCGCAGGTACTCAGGGTCATGCATGCGCATGCCGGCGGCACACTGCACCAATGGTTCGAGGATCAGCGCGCAGATCGAATCGCCGTGCTCGGCAAGCAGCGCGTCGAGCGCGTCGGCGGCGCGCACCGCGACATCGAGCGCGGTCTCGCCCGGTTGCGCAAACGTGGTGTCCGGTGACGGCGCGGTCAGCGGTGTCAGCAGCAGCGGCGCATAGGTTTCGCGATACAGCGGGATGTCGGTGACCGAGAGCGCGCCGAGCGTTTCGCCGTGATAGCCGCGGGCGAGCGCGACGAACTGCGTGCGCTGCGCATCGCCACGGTTGCGGCAATGGTGGAACGCGAGCTTGAGCGCGATCTCGACCGCGCTCGAACCGTTGTCGGCGTACTGCACGCGCGTCAGCCCCTCGGGTGCGACCGCGATCAGTCGCTCGGCCAGCTCGACCGCGGGTGCATGCGTGAAGCCAGCCAGGATCACGTGTTCGAGCCGGCCGACCTGCTCGCGCAGCGCTGCGTCGAGGCGCGGGTGCGCGTGCCCGAACAGGTTCACCCACCAGCTCGAGATCGCATCCAGGTAGCGCTTGCCGTCGTGGTCGGTGAGCCACGCGCCGCGGGCGCTTTGGATCGGAACCATCGGCAGCGTTTCGTGGTCGTGCATCTGCGTGCACGGGTGCCAGACCACGGCCAGGTCGCGGCGGGCGAGTTCGGCATTGTTCGGGCTCAACGTGGAATACCGGTGATGGAGGAGTGCTGGGTTATGATCATGGCCGATTCCGATGACGGCAAGGTGTTTCCGATGCAGGTTCGTGGTGCGCGTGGCTTCACATTGATCGAGGTGCTGGTGGTGGTGGTGATCCTCGCGATCCTCGCGGCGATCGTGGTGCCGCGCGTGATCGGCCGCACCGACGACGCCATGATCGCCAAGGCCAAGGCCGACGTGCAGGGCCTGTCGACGGCGCTGAATCTGTACAAGCTCGACAACTTCACCTACCCAAGTACCGACCAGGGCCTCGATGCCCTGGTGCTGAAACCGGGCGGCAGTCCGGAAGCGGCGAACTGGCGCAGTGGTGGTTACATCGAGCGCCTGCCCAAGGACCCGTGGAATCGCGACTACCAGTACGTCGCCCCGGGCAGCCACGGCGACTTCGATGTCTATTCGCTCGGCAAGGACGGCCAGAGCGGCGGCGAAGGCATCGCCGCCGACATCGGCAACTGGACCGAGTGATTGCGATGCGCGTCGCGACGCGCGGTTTCACCCTGATCGAGGTGCTGGTCACGGTCGTGATCCTGGCCGTGCTCGCCTCGGTGCTGGTGCTATCGGTCGGTGCTGGTGACGAGGAACAGCGCCTGCAGCGCGAGTCGGAACGGCTGCAGGCGCGCATCGTCTATGCCTGTGAACGCGCCGAACTGACCGGGCGCGAACTCGGCTTGCACCTGCGTCGCGGCGGCTATGCCTTCAGCACGCCCTACGGTGAGCAATGGCGCTTCATCGAGGACGACAAGGCGCTGCAACGCGCCTCGCTGCCGAAGGCGATCACGCTCGCTGCCGGTGACGAGGAACTGGCGACGTCGTTCATCGAGAAGCCGCAGTTCCTGTGCTTCGCCTCGGGCGAGGCGACGCCGATGCAGATCGAATTCGCCGCCGGCGCCGGCGCCACGCGCTGGCGCATCGACATCGCGCTGGACGGACGCACGCGTCTGCAACGACGCGCGCCGGACGACCGCGACTGGCGCGACGCCGGGCGCCAGCCATGAAGCGCGGCCGCGGCTTCAGCCTGGTCGAAGTGCTGGTCGCGCTCGCCGTCGTCGCGATCGCGCTGGTCGCCTTGCTCGCCGCGGCCGGGCGCATGGCGCGCGACGCCGATCATCTGCGCGAGCTGACCCTGGCCGACTGGGTCGCCGCCAACGTGCTGGTCGAAACCCGCCTGCGCGAGCCGTTTCCGAACCTCGGTCGCAGCGAAGGACGCATGCGCATGGGCACGCGCGAATTCCTCTGGCAGCGCGTGGTGCAGAACACGCCGGAGCCGGCCTTGCGACGCATCGACGTGCACGTGTTCGCGCACGACGCCGGCAACGACGACGCGCCGATCCACAGTCTGGTCGGCTTTGCGGGGCGGCCATGACAGCCGCGCGTGCCCGCGGTTTCACCCTGGTCGAGGTGCTGGTCGCGGTGTTCATTTTTGCGCTGCTGATGATCGCCGCGTATGGCAGTGTCGATGCGCTGCTGCGCACGCGTGACGGCCTGGCGCAGCAGAACGGGCGCCTGCGCGAGCTGCAGTTCGCGGTCGGCATGATCGAACGCGACCTGCGTGCGACGATCTCGCGCCCGGTGCGCGCCGGCTATGGCGAACGCGAACCGGCCCTGATCGGCAGCCGCGACGCGATCGCGTTCACTCGCGCCGGTGCCGCCAATCCGCTGCAGCTGGAACGCGCACGCATCGAACGTGTCGGGTATGCCTGGCGTGACGGGATGCTGAGCCGCATCGGCTTCGCCGTGCTCGATCGCGCGCCAGCCACGCCGCCACTGAGCCGCGATCTGCTCGGCAAGGTGCAGCGCATCGGCTTTCGCTATTTCGATGGCCAGCAGTGGCGTGATCAATGGCCGCCGCCGAACGCGCAGCCGCGGCCGCTGCACGCGCTGCCACGTGCGGTCGAGTTTATGTTCGATGCGGCCGATGTCGGCGTCATCACGCGTCTGGTCGATCTGCCCGAAGTCGACGAACCGGCGCCGGGCAGTCGCCAAGGCCCGCCAGCGGGGTTGCCACCATGAAATCGCAGCGCGGGGTGGCCTTGATCGTGGCGGTGCTGCTGGTCGCGCTCGCCACGCTGATTGTCGCCAGCCTGATCGACACCACCGATCTGGCGCTCGCGCGCACCCGCAATTCGGTGCGCGAGCAGCAGGCGCACGCCTATGCCCGCGGCCTGGAGACCTGGGCGCTGGACTGGCTGCGGCGCGACCAGAATGAGGAACCGGGGATCGATTCGAATGGCGATATCTGGGCGCGACCCTTGCCGCCGCTGGATGTCCAGGGCGGGCGCATCGGCGGCCGCCTGCGTGATCTGAACGGCTGCTTCAATCTCAATCATCTGATCGTCAACGGTGTCGAGGACGCGCTCGCGCGGCGCCGCTTCGAGCGCTTGCTGCGCGCTCTGAAGCTGCCGCCGGAAATCGCCGATGCGGTGGTCGACTACGCCGACGCCGACAACGAGTCCGGCCCGCGCGGCGCCGAGGACATGGCCTATCTGCTGGTGAGTCCGCCGCGCCGCGCCGCCAATCAACCGTTTGCGCATGTCTCCGAGCTGCGCCTGGTGCGCGGTGTCGACGAGGCTGCCTTCCGCACGCTCGAAGCCCACGTCTGCGCCAATCCGGAGACCAGCCCGATCAACGTCAACACCGCCACGCCGCCGGTGCTGATGAGTCTGGTCGAGAACCTCGACGAGGCGCGGGCGCGCAAGCTCAACGACGAAGGCCATGCGCGCATGAGCAGCATCGAAGCCTTCGACGCCAAGCTGACGCAGCTCGGGCTGGTGCGCGACGGCGGTCCCACCGGGCCCGGCGTCGGCGTCGCCAGCACCCAGTTCCGCGCCGAAGCCGTGATCGAACTCGACGGCATCCCGTTTCGCTACTACAGCCGCATCGAGCGCAACGAACTCGGCCACCACGTCCGCGCCCGCAGCCGCGGCGTGGACTGAGCCAAGCCGCCGCAGCAAGCGGCGGCGGAACCTCAGCCGACCCAGTGGCGGAGCCGCGTGCGCCGCACCAGCAGTTCGTAACTGGTCAGGCACACGGCCAGCGTCAGCCCGACCGAGAGCAGCAGGCCCGCCGGCCACGCGAGCTCAAGTTCCAGCATGCGGTATTGCAGCGCGAACAGCAGCGGCAGGTGCAGCAGGTAAGTCCAGTACGCGCTGCGCGCGAGATAGCCGAGCCAGGCGCGTGGACGCGCCAGCCAGCGCAGTCCGGCCAGCAGGCACACCAGGGTGCCCCAGGTCGCGATGAGCGCCTGCAGCAGCGCCGTTGATGCGGGCGCGTGTCGCGACCAGTCGCCGGCGTCGAAGTTGCTCAACTGCCAGAGGAAGATCGCGTACGCGAGCCCGCACGCGAACAGTGCCGGCCACAGCCATCGATGCAGGGGTTTCAGCCAGTCAATGCGTCCATGCAGCGCTGTGCCGAGGGCGAAGAACGGGCCATACAACGCCAGCGCCCAGAACTGCGGGAACAGGCTCTCCGGTGCCGGATGCGGTGTCGTGGTCAGCAGAAAGCCGGGTGCGACGAGCAGCGGAATCAGCAGCGCGAAACGCTGCGGTGGCATGCGCATCGCGCGGGCCAGCCCGCTGCCCCAGCCGAGCGTGCGGCCGACCCAGGCCAGCAGCGTGAACAGCAGCAGGTAGTAGAGGAACCACAGGTGGCCGGTGCTCGGGGGCAACGCCGGCGGATTCGGCATCGCCAGCCATTCCCGCACCATCGACAGGAACGGCGACGGATGCGCGACCTCGGCAACGGCCCACCGCGTGCTCGCCGACGTGGCGAGATGGACCAGCGGCCAAGCCACCAGCAGGGGCACCAGGATGCGCCGAACGCGATTTCGCAGCAGGCCACCCATGCCCCGACGCGCGATCAGTCCGGCGGTGAAGAAGCCGGCGACCGCGAAGAACAGTGGCATGCGCACGAGATGCAGGCACCAGGCGAACGCATCGATCCACGCTGATTGCGTGCGATCGGCCGTTGGCCAGAAGCCGTGCAGCAACGGACTGTAGGCGAGCGCGGCGTGGAACAGCACGCCGCTGAGCATCGCCAGCGCGCGCAAGTGGTCGAACGCGTGGATGCGCGCGTCCGTCGGCGCGGCCGTCGCGGCGCCGGGATCGAGGTGGCTCATCGGTGTGCTCAGTAGAAGGCGGGTTTGCGACCGTTCGACCAGGTCGCGAAGGCGAGGCAGGCGAGGCCGGTCAGTACCTGGGCGGCGAGGATGGCGAGGACCGGCGCATGCCAGACCACGGCGTTGCCGCGCACGACCGTCTGCACGCTCTCCATCTGCCCGATGACCATGAGGAAGGGATTGATCAGCACCATGCTGCCGATCATCACGAACACGTTCCAGCCTTCCGATTCCACCTGCATCGCCACCGTCAGCGCAATGCAGTAGGCGACGAGCACGTGGCCGAAGATCAGCGCGGCGAGCACGACCAGCCCATCCGGCAGCGGTGTGCTGAAGACGATGATGGCGGTGAACAGGGCCATGACCAGGAAGGGCACCGCGAACGTCAGCAGGTTGCCGGCGAGCTTGGCGACGGTGAAGTCGAGCGGAGACACCGGCAGGCTCATGACGAAGGCCAGTGTCTGTTCCTTGCGTTCGACCAGCAGCGAGGTCGAGATCGCGAAGCAGGCGATGGCCACCAGGAGGATGATCAGCAACAGCGAGCCGATGTAGAACGCCCACGGCTTGGCCATGCCGAGGAAGCCGAGCGAGACGATGCCGGCCAGCAGATACGCGGCCAGTTGCTTCTGGAACAGTTGCCAGTCCTTGATCATCAGCAGCCGGATGATCGGCCAGTTGAGTTGACGCGTCATCGCAGTCCTCCTGCACGCACGGTGGTC is a genomic window containing:
- the gspG gene encoding type II secretion system major pseudopilin GspG, coding for MQVRGARGFTLIEVLVVVVILAILAAIVVPRVIGRTDDAMIAKAKADVQGLSTALNLYKLDNFTYPSTDQGLDALVLKPGGSPEAANWRSGGYIERLPKDPWNRDYQYVAPGSHGDFDVYSLGKDGQSGGEGIAADIGNWTE
- a CDS encoding ABC-2 transporter permease; the encoded protein is MTRQLNWPIIRLLMIKDWQLFQKQLAAYLLAGIVSLGFLGMAKPWAFYIGSLLLIILLVAIACFAISTSLLVERKEQTLAFVMSLPVSPLDFTVAKLAGNLLTFAVPFLVMALFTAIIVFSTPLPDGLVVLAALIFGHVLVAYCIALTVAMQVESEGWNVFVMIGSMVLINPFLMVIGQMESVQTVVRGNAVVWHAPVLAILAAQVLTGLACLAFATWSNGRKPAFY
- the gspI gene encoding type II secretion system minor pseudopilin GspI gives rise to the protein MKRGRGFSLVEVLVALAVVAIALVALLAAAGRMARDADHLRELTLADWVAANVLVETRLREPFPNLGRSEGRMRMGTREFLWQRVVQNTPEPALRRIDVHVFAHDAGNDDAPIHSLVGFAGRP
- the bioA gene encoding adenosylmethionine--8-amino-7-oxononanoate transaminase gives rise to the protein MSPNNAELARRDLAVVWHPCTQMHDHETLPMVPIQSARGAWLTDHDGKRYLDAISSWWVNLFGHAHPRLDAALREQVGRLEHVILAGFTHAPAVELAERLIAVAPEGLTRVQYADNGSSAVEIALKLAFHHCRNRGDAQRTQFVALARGYHGETLGALSVTDIPLYRETYAPLLLTPLTAPSPDTTFAQPGETALDVAVRAADALDALLAEHGDSICALILEPLVQCAAGMRMHDPEYLRRARAACDRHGVLLIADEIAVGFGRTGTLFACEQAGIAPDLMCLSKGLSGGYLPLSAVLATEAVYQSFYDEYAKLRAFLHSHSYTGNALGCRVALEVLNIFRDEPVLERNHALALHLATTLAPLRHHAHVRHLRQTGMIAAFDLVDGDGRAFDWSERRGLRVYRHGLERGVLLRPLGSAVYFMPPYCITPDEIEFMIEVAREGIERAVS
- the gspH gene encoding type II secretion system minor pseudopilin GspH; this translates as MRVATRGFTLIEVLVTVVILAVLASVLVLSVGAGDEEQRLQRESERLQARIVYACERAELTGRELGLHLRRGGYAFSTPYGEQWRFIEDDKALQRASLPKAITLAAGDEELATSFIEKPQFLCFASGEATPMQIEFAAGAGATRWRIDIALDGRTRLQRRAPDDRDWRDAGRQP
- the gspK gene encoding type II secretion system minor pseudopilin GspK, producing MKSQRGVALIVAVLLVALATLIVASLIDTTDLALARTRNSVREQQAHAYARGLETWALDWLRRDQNEEPGIDSNGDIWARPLPPLDVQGGRIGGRLRDLNGCFNLNHLIVNGVEDALARRRFERLLRALKLPPEIADAVVDYADADNESGPRGAEDMAYLLVSPPRRAANQPFAHVSELRLVRGVDEAAFRTLEAHVCANPETSPINVNTATPPVLMSLVENLDEARARKLNDEGHARMSSIEAFDAKLTQLGLVRDGGPTGPGVGVASTQFRAEAVIELDGIPFRYYSRIERNELGHHVRARSRGVD
- a CDS encoding acyltransferase family protein, giving the protein MSHLDPGAATAAPTDARIHAFDHLRALAMLSGVLFHAALAYSPLLHGFWPTADRTQSAWIDAFAWCLHLVRMPLFFAVAGFFTAGLIARRGMGGLLRNRVRRILVPLLVAWPLVHLATSASTRWAVAEVAHPSPFLSMVREWLAMPNPPALPPSTGHLWFLYYLLLFTLLAWVGRTLGWGSGLARAMRMPPQRFALLIPLLVAPGFLLTTTPHPAPESLFPQFWALALYGPFFALGTALHGRIDWLKPLHRWLWPALFACGLAYAIFLWQLSNFDAGDWSRHAPASTALLQALIATWGTLVCLLAGLRWLARPRAWLGYLARSAYWTYLLHLPLLFALQYRMLELELAWPAGLLLSVGLTLAVCLTSYELLVRRTRLRHWVG
- the gspJ gene encoding type II secretion system minor pseudopilin GspJ, translating into MTAARARGFTLVEVLVAVFIFALLMIAAYGSVDALLRTRDGLAQQNGRLRELQFAVGMIERDLRATISRPVRAGYGEREPALIGSRDAIAFTRAGAANPLQLERARIERVGYAWRDGMLSRIGFAVLDRAPATPPLSRDLLGKVQRIGFRYFDGQQWRDQWPPPNAQPRPLHALPRAVEFMFDAADVGVITRLVDLPEVDEPAPGSRQGPPAGLPP